From the genome of Methanobrevibacter sp. TMH8:
ATTAATAGCTAAATCCGACTGAACATTATTAACACTTCCTGAACCATTGATTATACCACTATTAACAATATCTCCCCCAAAATTATCAGAAATATTATTATTACTAATATTCATAGAGCCACTAACATTATTAAAAATAGTATTATTACCATAATTATCAGTGATGTTGTTATTATCCAAAGTGACATTCTCACCATAATTGAATATTGCGCTACCATTAGATCCTTTATTCTCATTAAAACTAGAATTAGAAATAATTACATCATTGCCAGCATTACTTATTGCACCACCATTATTTATCGCAGAATTGTTAGTAAATATACAGTTAATTATGCTCACATTATTACCAGCAGTAGATATTGCACCACCATTTCTTGTTGCCGAATTGTTAGTAAATGTACAATTAATTATGCTCACATTACTACCAGTATTGATAGTTATTGCACCACCATTTATTCCTTTATTATTATTAAATGTACAATTAATTACAGCCACATCATTTCCATTAGACCAAAATCCTCCTGAACTAGCAACCCCATTATTATTTTCGAAAGTAGAATTAATCACATTAAAATTAATACCTCCATTCCTTATTGCACCACCAGTAGAAGCATTATTATTAATGAAATTACAATCTAATACAGAAACATTACTACCAACATTATAGATTGCACCTCCTAAATATCCAGTATTATTTATGAATGTACAATTTATGAATGTCATTGTTGTTCCAGCATAATTGTTCCAAATTGCCCCACCATTAACACCACCTGCATTTCCATTTATAAATGTTATGTTTATAAATGTTACATTCAAGTTATTGTTTATTGTGAATATTCTTGATAGTCCTTGTGCATCGAGAATGACTTTGTCCTTTGTTTTTCCTTGAATTGTAATATTTTTGTTAATTGTCATATTTGTATTGTTGTTGCCTTTGTACGTTCCTTCGGCGAGTTCTATTATGTCACCAGGGCTTGAAGTAGTTAGTCCACTACTTATTCCACCACCAGCAGTTGAGTTATCAATAGATGTAGTAGCAGCAAAACCAGCTTGCAAACTAATTACAGCTAACAAAATAATACCTACAATAATTAAAGTATGAGTTATTATTTTTTTGATTTTTAAAATTTTATTCACCTCCCCCATTATAGGGTTAAAACTTATTTTTGAAATTTTAAATGTGAAAAAAAGAAAGAAACAAATGATCCTCCTAAAAAAAAAGAATTCAAGAGGGTGATATATGTAAAAAAAATTCCTTAATAAGAACATACCATTTTTATCATCTTTTAATCACATTACAAATTTCATTTTTTTGATTAACAAAATCCAACATTAATGTATAAATAGGTAATAAAACTCTCCACATAAAATCATCAGCCCATTACAATATTATACATTAAAAAAAGAGCATTTACTCAAAGAAATTTTTTTATAAAGCTCTTCATAATCCCATTAATCATGAAAAAATTACTCAAAAAAATAAAAATAATTTATAATAATTTTTATTGATAACCTTTTCATCATTAATAAATAAGACACAACAATATAACAATTTATTATATTAATAGCTAAAAAAATCTGATAACGCATAGCCATTTAAAACAATTAGTTTTAAAAATTCCTCTTTTAACAAAGAATAATATTATTTCACTGCAAAAAATTAACTTCGTTAAATTTAGGTTAAACGAAATAAATTTAAGAAAAAATAACCATAATTTAAAAAAATAAGGAGTAATTTCATTATAAAAAAAATAAATTATATAAAAAACATTTAATAAATAATAATAATTTATAATTAATAGAATACTTTGGTATGAAAATAAACCAATATTATATTAATTATTGTGAAAAAATAGCAAATACTTCGTTTAACCTAAATTAAACGAAACAAGAAAAAAACAGACAATCCACAAATTGAATATGTAATATGTTTTTTACTATAATATATTTTAAGATATGATAATATATAAATATAACTGTTTTGTAATAAATATTTTCAAAGAAAAATATAAACATGAAAACCAAAAACAATAACAAGTCTATAAAAAAAATAAAATAATAAGTAAAAAATGAAGTTATCAAATTTTTTAACTATGAAAAATTGAAAGTACTTTAAATTTCTTCAATAATAAAAAAATAAATTAATAATCATTATATTAAGAATATAAAAATGAATTATAAAGAATAAATAATAAAATAAACAGAATACAATACTCATTCTATAATTATAATATTAAATTAACCTATAATTTCTCATTTAGTATTAAAAAGTGGACTAAATGACCATTATTTAAAAATAATAAAATGTAATTACATGAACATATATTGGACATTTATAAAATATCTAAAAATTATATAAAAAAAAGTATAAAAAAAGGGATAAAAAATATCCCTTAAAAAATATAATTATACTATTTTCTTCTTTTATATGATATTAATCCGAAAATGGTTAATATTGCAATTA
Proteins encoded in this window:
- a CDS encoding Ig-like domain repeat protein, with the protein product MNKILKIKKIITHTLIIVGIILLAVISLQAGFAATTSIDNSTAGGGISSGLTTSSPGDIIELAEGTYKGNNNTNMTINKNITIQGKTKDKVILDAQGLSRIFTINNNLNVTFINITFINGNAGGVNGGAIWNNYAGTTMTFINCTFINNTGYLGGAIYNVGSNVSVLDCNFINNNASTGGAIRNGGINFNVINSTFENNNGVASSGGFWSNGNDVAVINCTFNNNKGINGGAITINTGSNVSIINCTFTNNSATRNGGAISTAGNNVSIINCIFTNNSAINNGGAISNAGNDVIISNSSFNENKGSNGSAIFNYGENVTLDNNNITDNYGNNTIFNNVSGSMNISNNNISDNFGGDIVNSGIINGSGSVNNVQSDLAINTSVSFNKVTIRVKATDKWGNVIVGRLISFYVNGKLVGSAITNSDGIGELVYTVSASGTYTILAKMNESDESDSFITRIYSANTSTIVKIVLEKDTVITVSAPTIKEGKKTNIKVTLKDINDNILKNKKISITIKGKTYTATTNNNGIAVFNIAGLKGGKHTVTAKFAGDNNYKSSKISKVQKVNPKTNLGIVSIKKLSFKKRVSTYRVTIANKGSLKSKSTTLALFHMRNGVKIKTKYIKIKSIAPGKKISIIVSYFPDKANHRYCIAHFQIDPKNKNKEIILANNKKSISLKH